One part of the Eucalyptus grandis isolate ANBG69807.140 chromosome 10, ASM1654582v1, whole genome shotgun sequence genome encodes these proteins:
- the LOC104423924 gene encoding uncharacterized protein LOC104423924, whose protein sequence is MLTGSNFKRWKQDIAFALDSVDMDLALCEDEPPKPHNQSTTDQKAHYAGWENLNRLNPIDMKRSIAEHLISGLPEDTNVRQLLEAVGERYKVSDNAEVKNLLSELMNMRYDAVMDIREFILKMVHIQSKLKAHEIVLSENYIMHHALNVLPTEFSQIKTTYSTQNETWSVNALITKCATE, encoded by the coding sequence ATGTTAACTGGATCAAACTTCAAGAGATGGAAACAAGATATAGCGTTTGCTCTAGATAGTGTGGATATGGACTTGGCTCTATGTGAGGATGAACCTCCCAAGCCCCATAATCAAAGTACTACAGATCAAAAGGCCCATTATGCTGGATGGGAAAATCTTAACCGACTAAACCCCATTGATATGAAAAGGTCCATTGCTGAACATCTCATTAGTGGTTTGCCGGAAGATACGAATGTGAGACAACTCCTTGAAGCAGTGGGAGAAAGATATAAAGTCTCAGATAATGCTGAAGTTAAGAACTTGCTGAGTGAGTTAATGAACATGAGGTATGATGCCGTTATGGATATTAGAGAATTTATACTGAAAATGGTTCACATTCAGTCCAAACTTAAGGCCCATGAAATTGttctttctgaaaattatattatGCATCACGCCTTAAATGTTCTGCCAACTGAATTTAGCCAAATTAAGACTACTTATAGCACTCAGAATGAGACATGGAGTGTCAATGCCTTGATTACTAAATGTGCGACTGAGTAA